From the Bacillus sp. FJAT-22090 genome, the window GTAAATATGTGTTTTGCGAAGGAGCTAGCAATTTTATTTGCAAGTCCAGGTGTTATATCCGATTCATGAATAACTACTGGTATATTAGCGAATTTTGCAGCAATTACGACAGGAACAGAAACAAATCCCCCTTTAGAAAAGATGAGTGATGGTTTGACTTTTCTAATGATTCTTGTCGCTTGAAGTGTTCCATAAAGGACCTTAAATGGATCGGAAAAATTTTTAATGGAAAAGTATCTTCTTAGTTTGCCATTTGAAATTGCTTGATACGGTAACGATGGGAAACTTTTTGTGATAATCGATTTCTCTATTCCATCTGAAGAACCTATATAATGAAGTTCATAGCCTTTATCTATTAATTCGGGAATAATTGCTTCATTTAATGAAACATGCCCTGCAGTACCTCCACCTGTTAATACAATTGTGTTATTATTCATTAATAATCTCCTAACTATTTTATAACTTTAAAGGATGTATGCAAAATGCAAGAAACGAAAACATTATCTGATAAAATGATTCAAATGATTAAAATAGTCTTACCTATTTTAATCACACAATTAGCACTATATTTATTGACATTTTTTGATGTATTAATGACCGGAAAATTTAGTATTGATCATTTAGCAGGTGTTTCGATAGGTTCATCTCTTTGGGTGCCTGTATATACTGGTCTTACCGGTATATTATTAGGCATTACGCCAATTGTAGCACAATTAATAGGAGCAAAAAAGAAGGAAGAAGTCCGTATTTTTGTTCAGCAAGGATTTTATATAGCTCTCTTGTTAGCAATCATCATTTTTGTTGCTGTCCTATTATTAATTGATCCTGTTCTTCAGCGTATATCCCTCGAGGATAGTGTACGCGAAGTAGCAAAGAAATATTTATATATGATGAGTATTGGTCTTGTTCCCCTATTCCTTTATAGTGTAATTCGCTCTTTTATTGATGCTTTAGGAAAAACACGTGTATCAATGGTTATTACTCTTTTGTCTGCTCCCATCAACATTGCATTAAATTATGTATTTATTTACGGGAAGTTAGGCATGCCTGCTTTAGGAGGCGTAGGAGCTGGATTAGCATCGGCACTTACTTATTGGTTAATATTCCTTATTTCAATAGTGATCGTGTATCGTAATAAACCATTTGCTGAATTACATATTTTCAATGGTTGGAGAGCGCCTTCCTTACAAAAAATAGGATCGATTACTAAGATTGGTTTTCCAATTGGGATTTCCATTTTTGCAGAAACAACCATTTTTTCTGCTGTCACATTATTTATGAGTGCTTATTCAACAGAAGTGATATCAGCTCATCAGATTGCTATGAACTTTACTTCCCTACTTTATATGATTCCATTAAGTATTGCGATGGGAGCTACAATACTTGTTGGGCATGAAGTAGGTGCAAATAGATTTAAAGATGCAAAAACTTATAGCTGGCTTAGCGTAGTTACAGCCGTCCTATTCAGCTTTATATCCGCATCAATACTTCTCTTGTTTAAAGAGCAAATAGCATCTATTTATACAAATGATCAAGCTGTAATCACATTAACTATTCAATTTTTCTTTTTTGCTGCGTTATTTCAATTATCAGATGCAATCCAAGCACCTGTTCAAGGAGCACTTAGAGGATACAAGGATGTAACAATCACATTCATTATGTCAATTGTTTCTTATTGGATAATAGGATTGCCTACTGGATACATACTAGCAAACTATACTTCTTTTGAACGCTTTGGATATTGGATAGGCTTAATCGTAGGGTTAACATTAGGGGCTATCACGCTCTGTTCAAGACTTATCTATTTACAAAAAAGAATAACAAAAAACGACGCTTAAAAGCGTCGTTTTTATTTTCCTATAAATTGTTGTGTCCAATAGAAACCACTATCTGATAATCCAACGCCTATATGTGTAAAGGATGGATTCATTATATTTTCTCTATGGCCTGGAGATTTCATCCATGCATCCACTACCTCTTCAGCACTTGGTTGACCCATAGCAATGTTTTCACCTGCAGAATTATAAGTGATTCCTAAAGCTTTCATTTGATCGAATGGTGAACCGTACGTTGGACTAGTATGAGAAAAATAGTTTTTATTTTTCATATCCTGTGATTTTTCCTGTGCTGATTGGGTAAGCTTTACATCAATTTGTAACGCTTTTAATCCTTCTTTAGCACGTTCTTGGTTAGTTAAATCCACAACTTGTTGAACTGTTGAAGATACTTGTCCAATATCATTTGCAGTTGTTCCAGACTTTTGAGTACTAGCTTCCTGATTTGGTGTTACAGGATTTTGTTTCGTACTTTCGATTGGCTGGCTATTTTTATTTATATATGAAAAAGGTTCATTCCCTTTTTGTTTTACAGAAATATTAGCTTCTGAAGTAGTATTTGAATTTGAATTTCCCGTGGACATAGAAGCTTCAACAGATTGAGTTGTAAATAACAGACTTCCTGCAAGTAATCCAACTATTAACGAATAATTTTTATTCATTTTCTATTCCTCCTTCTTTTGCTCCACTATTATAAACATATGAAAGAAAAAATAATTTTTATAAAATATTCCATTGAAACCATTAAGATAAATAACTAGATAGCAACAACTATCCATCTTCAAATAGATGGATATTATAACCACAGTTTAGAAATATTTCATCTCGAACACTGTTGACAGTTTTATATAAAAAACTATTAAGGTAGGGCACTTGCACATATTATTTAAATTTTTTATCAAAATCCCCATTCAAAAAAACCAGTCGCCGGTGTAATTACCGTCAACTGGTTGTTTAAAAAGATGTTTTATTCCCTATCTCAATTATTAGGAGTCAGTCCCTAATCTTGGTAGGTTTCACTTCATTACTTACCTATAAATTGTTGAGTCCAATAATATCCACTATCTGATAATCCAACTCCAATATGTGTATAAGAAGGATTCATAATATTTTCTCTGTGGCCAGGTGAATTCATCCATCCGTCAACTACTTCTTTTGCACTACGTTGACCCATCGCAATATTTTCTCCAGCCGCTTTGTATGTTACACCAAAAGATTTCATTTGATCAAATGGTGAACCGTATGTTGGACTAGTATGAGAAAAATAGTTTTTGTCTTTCATGTCTTGTGATTTTGCTTGAGCTGATTGTGTTAATTTCGTATCGATTTGTAATGCTTTTAAACCTTGTTTAGCACGTTCTTGGTTAGTTAAATCTACAACTTGTTGAATTTCAGAAGATACTTTCACTTCTTCTTTATTTTCTGTAGCTGGTTTTTGAACTACTGGTTCTTTTACTGTATTTGTTGGTGCTTGTGCAACTGGTTTTTTAACAGGAACATTTGGTTTTTCTACTGGTTGCTTCTCTGTTACAACAGGTTTTTCTACTGGCTGTTTCTCTGTTACAACTGGTTTTTCTACTACCGGTTTTTCTACTACTGGTTCTTTTTCTTTCACAACTGGTTTTTCAGCTGCTTTTTCTTCTTCCATATTGACAAAGTATTTAGCAACAATTTGATTTGCAACTAATTTAGCATTAGCTACATATTTAAAGTTATCGTATGCTCTCCAATTATATTGATTTATTAATTTATATGGAGACTTCAATTGATAATTAACAACTGCTTTTGCCTCGGAAGTGGTGTTTGAATTTCCAGTTGTTGTTGATGCTTCAGCTGTATTTGTTGATAAAAACAAGCTTCCTGCAAGTAATCCAACTATGATTGAATTTTTTTTATTCATTCTCATTTCCTCCTTCTTTTGTGCACCCTTATTGTAAACATAAAAGAGGAGGAATTTTTCACATAACATTTACCAACAAAACCATTAGATTAAAATATATTGATAGAAACAGAGTACTATTTGATTACTTTTGGATATAATGACCAATAAAATTAAAATTTACACATCATTCGCTGTTGACACTTTTAAATACTCCTCTTCATAGACAGATAATAAGACATGTTTATCTTCTTCACTAAGCTCACTACCTTGTATACGTTGAATCGCAAGCTGATACTTTTTTACTGAAGATAACCTTGCTCTAGGATGAGTAAATTCATCTTTTAACTCACTGTTTATAACAAGACGAATCTCGTCCTCTGTTAGAATTTTTTCTAGAGCAATTCTTCCTTTATATAATTGTTGAAAAGCCTTTATCATATTGAAACACTTCCCATCATCTCGAGTTTATCAATTTTATCTCCGATAATAACGATCTGAGGATCCATCTTCATGTACTCAGGTATCCATTGAACCATTCCATATGCATATTGAAATAGAAAGGGATATTTATGACCTTTTAATGGTACATAGCCTTTCATCCGATATACCGTATCAGGGAGACTTCTTACCCAAGTCTCAAACTCTTCTTGTTCAACTGCCTCTTGAAAAGTATATAGACGGGTAGACAGAAATAGTTGTTTACCTAGAGCTGTTTCGTTAATGTCTTTCTCATGGTGAGTAGCTTCTAGCCTTTTTATCAATGATAATGGAAGTTTACTATTGGATGTTTGTATAATCGGAGCAGAACTATTTAAAGACTGTAATTGCATAGTGACAGTTGCTACTTCCGAATCACTGAGTAAATCAATTTTGTTTGCTACTATTAGATGGGCGTGTCGTATTTGTTCTAAAAACAACATTCTTGTTTGAGGCGTCAAGTGATCACGATCTATCCATCTCTTACAATCCGCAACTGTTATAATCCCTTTCATATTTAATTTATTTGCAAATAGTGGTGAAAAAACTGCATCCATCGCTTCAACGGGATGAGCAGCACCTGTTGTCTCTATTATTAAGACATCAAATTCCTCTCCTTCTAAAAGCATTTGAAGCTGTGCTTCCATCTTTTCAGATCCTGTACAGCATATGCATCCTTCCAACATTTCTTTTAAAGGTATATCTTCATCTACAGCTTGGCTATCGAAATTAAGTTTCCCTAACTCGTTCATAATGACTGCAGGTTTAATACCCTCTTCTTTAAATTGAGCAATTAAATGTGATAATAAGGAGGTTTTTCCGCTTCCTAAAAAGCCACTTAATAGATAAACATCTTTCATTTTATGTTTTCTCCTTTCATTTCAGCTAT encodes:
- a CDS encoding MATE family efflux transporter, which codes for MQETKTLSDKMIQMIKIVLPILITQLALYLLTFFDVLMTGKFSIDHLAGVSIGSSLWVPVYTGLTGILLGITPIVAQLIGAKKKEEVRIFVQQGFYIALLLAIIIFVAVLLLIDPVLQRISLEDSVREVAKKYLYMMSIGLVPLFLYSVIRSFIDALGKTRVSMVITLLSAPINIALNYVFIYGKLGMPALGGVGAGLASALTYWLIFLISIVIVYRNKPFAELHIFNGWRAPSLQKIGSITKIGFPIGISIFAETTIFSAVTLFMSAYSTEVISAHQIAMNFTSLLYMIPLSIAMGATILVGHEVGANRFKDAKTYSWLSVVTAVLFSFISASILLLFKEQIASIYTNDQAVITLTIQFFFFAALFQLSDAIQAPVQGALRGYKDVTITFIMSIVSYWIIGLPTGYILANYTSFERFGYWIGLIVGLTLGAITLCSRLIYLQKRITKNDA
- a CDS encoding CAP domain-containing protein; this translates as MNKNYSLIVGLLAGSLLFTTQSVEASMSTGNSNSNTTSEANISVKQKGNEPFSYINKNSQPIESTKQNPVTPNQEASTQKSGTTANDIGQVSSTVQQVVDLTNQERAKEGLKALQIDVKLTQSAQEKSQDMKNKNYFSHTSPTYGSPFDQMKALGITYNSAGENIAMGQPSAEEVVDAWMKSPGHRENIMNPSFTHIGVGLSDSGFYWTQQFIGK
- a CDS encoding CAP domain-containing protein; its protein translation is MNKKNSIIVGLLAGSLFLSTNTAEASTTTGNSNTTSEAKAVVNYQLKSPYKLINQYNWRAYDNFKYVANAKLVANQIVAKYFVNMEEEKAAEKPVVKEKEPVVEKPVVEKPVVTEKQPVEKPVVTEKQPVEKPNVPVKKPVAQAPTNTVKEPVVQKPATENKEEVKVSSEIQQVVDLTNQERAKQGLKALQIDTKLTQSAQAKSQDMKDKNYFSHTSPTYGSPFDQMKSFGVTYKAAGENIAMGQRSAKEVVDGWMNSPGHRENIMNPSYTHIGVGLSDSGYYWTQQFIGK
- a CDS encoding CobW family GTP-binding protein; protein product: MKDVYLLSGFLGSGKTSLLSHLIAQFKEEGIKPAVIMNELGKLNFDSQAVDEDIPLKEMLEGCICCTGSEKMEAQLQMLLEGEEFDVLIIETTGAAHPVEAMDAVFSPLFANKLNMKGIITVADCKRWIDRDHLTPQTRMLFLEQIRHAHLIVANKIDLLSDSEVATVTMQLQSLNSSAPIIQTSNSKLPLSLIKRLEATHHEKDINETALGKQLFLSTRLYTFQEAVEQEEFETWVRSLPDTVYRMKGYVPLKGHKYPFLFQYAYGMVQWIPEYMKMDPQIVIIGDKIDKLEMMGSVSI